A region from the Colius striatus isolate bColStr4 chromosome 12, bColStr4.1.hap1, whole genome shotgun sequence genome encodes:
- the DNAJB11 gene encoding dnaJ homolog subfamily B member 11, which produces MAPGRLGRLALLLLCLCGEAAAGRDFYKILGVSRGASIKDIKKAYRKLALQLHPDRNPDDPRAQEKFQDLGAAYEVLSDEEKRKQYDAYGEEGLKDGHQSSHGDIFSHFFGDFGFMFGGNPRQQDRNIPRGSDIIVDLEVTLEEVYSGNFVEVVRNKPVARQAPGKRKCNCRQEMRTTQLGPGRFQMTQEVVCDECPNVKLVNEERTLEVEIEPGVRDGMEYPFIGEGEPHVDGEPGDLRFRIKVLKHPVFERRGDDLYTNVTISLVEALTGFQMDITHLDGHKVHVAQSKITKPGAKMWKKGEGLPNFDNNNIKGSLIITFDVEFPKEQLTSDQREGLKQLLKQGPVQKVYNGLQGY; this is translated from the exons ATGGCCCCCGGGCGCCTCGGCCGCctggcgctgctgctgctgtgcctctgcGGCGAGGCCGCCGCCGG GAGGGACTTCTACAAGATCCTGGGGGTGTCCCGCGGCGCCTCCATCAAGGACATCAAGAAGGCCTACCGCAAACTGGCGCTGCAGCTGCATCCCGACAGGAACCCCGACGACCCGCGGGCGCAGGAGAAGTTCCAGGACCTGGGCGCTGCCTACGAG GTGCTGTCAGatgaggagaagaggaagcagtACGATGCCTACGGGGAGGAGGGACTGAAGGATGGGCACCAGAGCTCCCACGGAGACATCTTCTCCCA cttctttggGGACTTTGGGTTCATGTTTGGAGGGAACCCTCGCCAGCAGGACAGGAACATTCCGCGGGGAAGCGACATCATCGTGGACCTGGAGGTCACGCTGGAGGAGGTGTACTCAGGAAACTTTGTAGAG GTCGTCAGGAACAAGCCCGTGGCAAGACAGGCGCCGGGCAAGAGGAAATGCAACTGCCGGCAGGAGATGAGAACGACCCAGCTGGGGCCTGGCCGCTTCCAGATGACCCAGGAAGTGGTTTGTGATGAATGTCCAAACGTCAA GCTGGTGAATGAGGAGCGGACGCTAGAAGTGGAGATAGAGCCCGGGGTGAGGGATGGCATGGAGTATCCCTTCATTGGGGAAG GTGAGCCCCACGTGGACGGGGAACCAGGCGACTTGCGCTTCCGGATTAAAGTTCTGAA GCACCCAGTCTTTGAGAGGAGAGGGGACGACTTGTACACGAACGTGACGATCTCGCTGGTCGAGGCACTGACGGGCTTTCAGATGGACATCACCCACCTGGATGGGCACAAG GTTCATGTTGCTCAAAGTAAAATTACAAAGCCTGGAGCCAAAAtgtggaagaaaggagaaggccTCCCAAATTTTGACAACAACAACATCAAAGGCTCCCTAATAATAACCTTTGATGTGGAGTTCCCCAAAGAGCAGCTGACCAGCGACCAGCGGGAAG
- the TBCCD1 gene encoding TBCC domain-containing protein 1 isoform X1 translates to MAAGAVRLWVRTEPFLEGVLPAPPPARLGPHYLRKTAAYARARAAEGCFPRLPWPRWRRIACGKLQLGRGLAWLYFELFRSLLPPDPPRSLARAEAEAACGSARELERERSKLSVDALPFLLFLYIQQLHKVSLRRSLIGEEWPSPRSKAPGLAGKAAGDNKNWNDQEHLAFVLSHLPDLLELLLEPEQLSASSHSTPSSRVSYEAVCALGFLIEGTVNKSGRVCPLQELALWQPCHDHNGYSEVSRTFLFSKLESWLRSCLTTNPFGMTACLRAGKKLAWAQQVEGTTRRAKVACNSPVVPGVLPMVIMSQVYKQTLAKSSDTLLGAQVRIHRCNESFIYLLSPLRCVTIEKCRSSTVVLGPVQGSVHVQACHSLRLIVVCHRLSLSATTACTFHILTPTQPLILSGNQAVSFAPFHTHYPMLEDHMAQVGLATLPNYWDSPVLVCGDSGDAAFRLLPPSDFHTFVIPFEMEGDTTETPGGLPQAYQRVLSQREQKVQLWQRAVKEAALTKDQRKKFQMLVENKFYEWLVETGNRQQLDSLVPPAAGSQQAAG, encoded by the exons aTGGCGGCGGGCGCGGTGCGGCTGTGGGTGCGGACCGAGCCGTTCCTCGAGGGCGTgctgcccgccccgccgcccgcccgcctcgGCCCGCACTACCTGCGCAAGACGGCGGCGTACGCCCGGGCGCGGGCGGCCGAGGGCTGCTTCCCGCGCCTGCCGTGGCCGCGCTGGCGCCGCATCGCCTGCGGGAAGCTGCAGCTGGGCCGCGGCCTGGCCTGGCTTTACTTCGAGCTGTTCCGCAGCCTCCTGCCGCCGGACCCGCCGCGCAGCCTGGCCCGGGCCGAGGCCGAGGCGGCGTGCGGCAGCGCCCGGGAGCTGGAGCGGGAGCGGAGCAAG CTGTCGGTCGACGCTCTGCCGTTCCTGCTCTTCCTCTACATCCAGCAGCTGCACAAGGTTTCGCTGCGCAGGTCTCTGATCGGGGAGGagtggcccagccccaggagcaaGGCTCCCGGCCTGGCTGGGAAAGCCGCCGGCGACAACAAG AACTGGAACGACCAGGAGCACCTTGCCTTTGTGCTGAGCCACCTACCTGACCTACTGGAACTGCTGCTGGAGCCAGAGCAGCTCAGTGCCTCGTCCCATTCCACCCCCAGCAGCCGGGTGTCCTACGAAGCCGTCTGTGCCCTCGGCTTCCTCATCGAAGGGACCGTGAACAAGTCTGGCAGGGTCTGTCCTCTGCAGGAACTTGCCCTCTGGCAGCCCTGCCATGACCACAATGGCTACTCAGAGGTCTCCAGAACCTTCTTGTTCTCCAAGCTAGAGAGCTGGCTGCGCTCCTGCCTGACCACAAACCCCTTTGGCATGACTGCCTGCCTCAGGGCCGGGAAGAAGCTCGCGTGGGCACAGCAAG TGGAAGGGACGACCAGGAGAGCAAAGGTGGCCTGCAACAGCCCCGTGGTGCCTGGGGTGCTGCCCATGGTGATCATGAGCCAGGTGTACAAGCAGACACTGGCCAAGAGCTCAGACACCCTGCTGGGGGCTCAAGTGAGGATTCATCGCTGCAATGAGTCCTTCATCtacctcctctctcccctccg gTGTGTGACCATCGAGAAGTGCCGGAGCAGCACCGTAGTGCTGGGCCCTGTGCAGGGCTCTGTGCACGTCCAGGCCTGCCACAGCCTCAGGCTCATTGTGGTTTGCCACCGACTGTCCCTCTCGGCCACCACAGCCTGTACTTTCCACATCCTGACCCCCACCCAGCCCCTCATCCTCTCAGGGAACCAAGCTGTCAGCTTTGCCCCTTTCCACACCCACTACCCCATGCTGGAAGACCACATGGCTCAGGTTGGGCTGGCCACGCTGCCCAACTACTGGGACAGCCCGGTGCTGGTGTGTGGGGACAGCGGGGACGCTGCCTTCCGCCTCCTCCCGCCCTCCGACTTCCACACCTTTGTCATTCCTTTTGAGatggaaggagacaccacagaGACCCCAGGGGGGCTTCCCCAGGCCTACCAGAGGGTGCTGAGTCAGCGTGAGCAGAAggtgcagctctggcagagggctGTGAAGGAGGCAGCTCTGACCAA gGATCAGAGGAAAAAGTTCCAGATGCTGGTGGAAAACAAGTTCTATGAGTGGCTGGTTGAGACAGGGAACAGGCAGCAGCTGGACAGCCTGGTGCCCCCTGCAGCaggctcccagcaggcagcaggttAA
- the TBCCD1 gene encoding TBCC domain-containing protein 1 isoform X2: MAAGAVRLWVRTEPFLEGVLPAPPPARLGPHYLRKTAAYARARAAEGCFPRLPWPRWRRIACGKLQLGRGLAWLYFELFRSLLPPDPPRSLARAEAEAACGSARELERERSKLSVDALPFLLFLYIQQLHKVSLRRSLIGEEWPSPRSKAPGLAGKAAGDNKNWNDQEHLAFVLSHLPDLLELLLEPEQLSASSHSTPSSRVSYEAVCALGFLIEGTVNKSGRVCPLQELALWQPCHDHNGYSEVSRTFLFSKLESWLRSCLTTNPFGMTACLRAGKKLAWAQQVEGTTRRAKVACNSPVVPGVLPMVIMSQVYKQTLAKSSDTLLGAQVRIHRCNESFIYLLSPLRCVTIEKCRSSTVVLGPVQGSVHVQACHSLRLIVVCHRLSLSATTACTFHILTPTQPLILSGNQAVSFAPFHTHYPMLEDHMAQVGLATLPNYWDSPVLVCGDSGDAAFRLLPPSDFHTFVIPFEMEGDTTETPGGLPQAYQRVLSQREQKVQLWQRAVKEAALTKVLGRG; the protein is encoded by the exons aTGGCGGCGGGCGCGGTGCGGCTGTGGGTGCGGACCGAGCCGTTCCTCGAGGGCGTgctgcccgccccgccgcccgcccgcctcgGCCCGCACTACCTGCGCAAGACGGCGGCGTACGCCCGGGCGCGGGCGGCCGAGGGCTGCTTCCCGCGCCTGCCGTGGCCGCGCTGGCGCCGCATCGCCTGCGGGAAGCTGCAGCTGGGCCGCGGCCTGGCCTGGCTTTACTTCGAGCTGTTCCGCAGCCTCCTGCCGCCGGACCCGCCGCGCAGCCTGGCCCGGGCCGAGGCCGAGGCGGCGTGCGGCAGCGCCCGGGAGCTGGAGCGGGAGCGGAGCAAG CTGTCGGTCGACGCTCTGCCGTTCCTGCTCTTCCTCTACATCCAGCAGCTGCACAAGGTTTCGCTGCGCAGGTCTCTGATCGGGGAGGagtggcccagccccaggagcaaGGCTCCCGGCCTGGCTGGGAAAGCCGCCGGCGACAACAAG AACTGGAACGACCAGGAGCACCTTGCCTTTGTGCTGAGCCACCTACCTGACCTACTGGAACTGCTGCTGGAGCCAGAGCAGCTCAGTGCCTCGTCCCATTCCACCCCCAGCAGCCGGGTGTCCTACGAAGCCGTCTGTGCCCTCGGCTTCCTCATCGAAGGGACCGTGAACAAGTCTGGCAGGGTCTGTCCTCTGCAGGAACTTGCCCTCTGGCAGCCCTGCCATGACCACAATGGCTACTCAGAGGTCTCCAGAACCTTCTTGTTCTCCAAGCTAGAGAGCTGGCTGCGCTCCTGCCTGACCACAAACCCCTTTGGCATGACTGCCTGCCTCAGGGCCGGGAAGAAGCTCGCGTGGGCACAGCAAG TGGAAGGGACGACCAGGAGAGCAAAGGTGGCCTGCAACAGCCCCGTGGTGCCTGGGGTGCTGCCCATGGTGATCATGAGCCAGGTGTACAAGCAGACACTGGCCAAGAGCTCAGACACCCTGCTGGGGGCTCAAGTGAGGATTCATCGCTGCAATGAGTCCTTCATCtacctcctctctcccctccg gTGTGTGACCATCGAGAAGTGCCGGAGCAGCACCGTAGTGCTGGGCCCTGTGCAGGGCTCTGTGCACGTCCAGGCCTGCCACAGCCTCAGGCTCATTGTGGTTTGCCACCGACTGTCCCTCTCGGCCACCACAGCCTGTACTTTCCACATCCTGACCCCCACCCAGCCCCTCATCCTCTCAGGGAACCAAGCTGTCAGCTTTGCCCCTTTCCACACCCACTACCCCATGCTGGAAGACCACATGGCTCAGGTTGGGCTGGCCACGCTGCCCAACTACTGGGACAGCCCGGTGCTGGTGTGTGGGGACAGCGGGGACGCTGCCTTCCGCCTCCTCCCGCCCTCCGACTTCCACACCTTTGTCATTCCTTTTGAGatggaaggagacaccacagaGACCCCAGGGGGGCTTCCCCAGGCCTACCAGAGGGTGCTGAGTCAGCGTGAGCAGAAggtgcagctctggcagagggctGTGAAGGAGGCAGCTCTGACCAA AGTCctggggagaggctga